The sequence below is a genomic window from Harpia harpyja isolate bHarHar1 chromosome 3, bHarHar1 primary haplotype, whole genome shotgun sequence.
CAAACCATTATGCCAGCATACGAGCAAGGTAAATTTATGCAAACTGCTCCTTCATACCTCAAATGCACGTACAAGAGGCAAGTATTCTTCATAGCCCCAAACATTACTGAAACAAAAACCGTAAAAATCTCTGTAAGTAGTGGATGAAGGTGGAAAGCTACAGTATTTTGTTGCCCAGAACGTATTCAACGGTAAGGCTGCAAGAGACAATAATTCATGGTCAATACAGGCTTTTCACAAAGCAGTTAATTCACAGTTACaaaaattcttaattaaaaacaaattcatcCTTACAATTTGTTATTCCCTCCCTCTGTGCCCTAGAAGCAATCTCTCTAGATTACAGActagaatattttctctttcagaaattattacaaggctttccccccttttttgccTTTTAGAGAAGGCTTTCCAAGTAGTGGAAGACCACCGTAATGTGATGCTTAGATGCACTCCAACTTGATATAATTTCACTGTCCTAGCATATTTAGTTAAGTGTTTAAGAAGTTGGCTATTATTCTGCTGACTACAGAAATAAGACAGATGTGCCGAAATTCCTTACCTGCACTAACAGGTCTTATGCAACACAATTTCCATGCTTAAAAGTGTAACATTTTAGAGTAATTCAAGACCAAAATTAAATACTCACATGGGGACCACCAGGCATTGATGGAGCACCAGCAGGACCAGATGGCACTTGAAAAGGATTAGGGGGCGTAGGATATAGTCCTGGAGCTGGATATGATCCTGTGGGTGGAGGAAATGGACCTGGCGGTGAAGGTCCCCATGTTCCAGGTGGGACCGTACCCCATGGTACTGTTGGCGCAGCCCCTGGAGTCTGGGTAGGAGCGGAATATGGCCCTGGGGGTGGATATGGCATGCTAGGTGCAGGATACTGCCCTCCCATTGTTGGTCCCCATGCTCCAGAGGGCATGGATCCCCATGGCCCAACGGGAGCAGGAGGTGCAGCTGGCTCTGTTGGACCACCATAAGGTCTTGGAAGCTCTGGAAAGGGCATATTTGGTGGAGGATATTGCCCTGGTGGGACAGGACCTGGCACAGTTGGGGGTGGATATGGACCACCAGGAGGAGGGCAAGAGGGTCCagtaggaggaggaggaaatggagcAGGCGGTCCAGGGGGCATTGAAGGATACATTCCTGTTGGTGGAGGTCCGAATGGCACGCTGGAAGCGGACGTATTTGGTGGCAGTCCGGCTGGCGCCGTAGGGGGAGCGCTTGGGTTGTTCCAAGGATTCGAAGCTGGCCAACCCTGCGGTGGCTGACCAGGCTGTTGACCGGGTTTTGTACTGCTCACTTTGGAGGTTTTAGCAGGCGACTGATCTGGTAAAGCATCTGCCAACTAAAAGATAAAGCATCAGTGAGAACATAAAATGCCTACTGGACTTACTAGTTGCAGACATTCATACGTTTCAGTTGCCAAAACAGGAGGAGAAGAGCTCTTTGTTGCTGCACAGAGAGGATTACATTCATTTTTGTGCAGCTTCTATCGTTAAGGGAGAAGAGGCATTTTGACATGCTGCAGTTAGAAAACCAAAGATAAAAGGTGACCTACCACACATAGCAATAAGCAATTTCAGCGCAAATccgaaaagaaaagattttcataGGTTTCCATTACAGCTATTCTGACACTATTAAAGCACAACTCCCTTGTTAATATCACAGCAGAAGAGAACCCACAAGGCACCTAGCAGCTTCATGTTTAGTCCACAGATTGCTACATCTACCCAAAAGGAAAACACCACAACTGCAATACAGAGGAAATCGCCTCTCAACTGTAAGCTCCCCTTCTTCTTGAAAAAGTATGTCAACTTTTAGAATGAAGTAACACAACTGGCTgatcttcaggaaagaaaaactgttacTTACCGAAAAATCATCAGTTCCAGACATTTTGCTGAAAAGTAAGGTAAGATAAAGTGAaatttgttgaaaataaaagtatttcaagCAAGAGTTCATGAGACAAACTCTACATTTGTCTCATTCAAACCACAGTAAGTGTTGAACTGGCAGCACCTCTTAGCAGTGGCTTTGTTTTAATGACCCTGGCCCACACAGATATGTGCTACCCAAATACTTTCCTCTTGAGAAAGTTCTCACGAAAAGGAAAGTCTTCAGCCTCTACCTGTCTCATCTCAGACAGGACTGACACGTAAGGTAAATGTGTCACATTacactaagaaaaaatatttcaagtattcATACCGAGCAGACAGCCTACCCAGACAGCGATGCCTGTAAAGTATTCACGGTCTTTTCTAAACCAGGACTCAGAAAAGGTATGGCAGGCTGCTTACAGGTAAAGTTAATGCATCTAAACCAAAACATGATTAAATCCCCGCGCAAATCTTACTGTCAGAAATACAGGAACTGCAGTTTGCTGATGCTTTATCCTCCAATTATTTCAAAACACACTAAAGGTAGTGGATGATCTTATTTATGTTCACTGACTCTAGCTAGCTAGCCTTAACTGAACGTAGACATGGCAAAGGTGTCATT
It includes:
- the MAPK1IP1L gene encoding MAPK-interacting and spindle-stabilizing protein-like isoform X2, whose amino-acid sequence is MSGTDDFSLADALPDQSPAKTSKVSSTKPGQQPGQPPQGWPASNPWNNPSAPPTAPAGLPPNTSASSVPFGPPPTGMYPSMPPGPPAPFPPPPTGPSCPPPGGPYPPPTVPGPVPPGQYPPPNMPFPELPRPYGGPTEPAAPPAPVGPWGSMPSGAWGPTMGGQYPAPSMPYPPPGPYSAPTQTPGAAPTVPWGTVPPGTWGPSPPGPFPPPTGSYPAPGLYPTPPNPFQVPSGPAGAPSMPGGPHPYR
- the MAPK1IP1L gene encoding MAPK-interacting and spindle-stabilizing protein-like isoform X1; the encoded protein is MKPFRKERISKMSGTDDFSLADALPDQSPAKTSKVSSTKPGQQPGQPPQGWPASNPWNNPSAPPTAPAGLPPNTSASSVPFGPPPTGMYPSMPPGPPAPFPPPPTGPSCPPPGGPYPPPTVPGPVPPGQYPPPNMPFPELPRPYGGPTEPAAPPAPVGPWGSMPSGAWGPTMGGQYPAPSMPYPPPGPYSAPTQTPGAAPTVPWGTVPPGTWGPSPPGPFPPPTGSYPAPGLYPTPPNPFQVPSGPAGAPSMPGGPHPYR